The proteins below are encoded in one region of Belonocnema kinseyi isolate 2016_QV_RU_SX_M_011 chromosome 1, B_treatae_v1, whole genome shotgun sequence:
- the LOC117178641 gene encoding uncharacterized protein LOC117178641 codes for MHLEGCGKRKEPSLIAAINDGPSRTRRIFVTDKMTKIAFLIDTGADVSVFPRKRVGGHLRKNEYELYAANNTRIITYGTMAVDLDLSLRRSFKWRMIVADIDTPIIGMDFLIYYGLLVDPKNKRLVDSETRLTTQGQLASDKHSSIRTIVGSSNYHRILSEFPEVTRPAIFGKEPAKHDVKHYIKTTPGPPEFCRLTYDSEKGQRSAALW; via the coding sequence ATGCACTTAGAAGGTTGCGGGAAACGAAAAGAACCATCATTGATAGCGGCGATCAACGATGGTCCCAGCAGAACTCGTCGCATTTTCGTGACAGATAAAATGACGAAAATCGCCTTTTTAATCGACACCGGAGCCGACGTTAGTGTTTTTCCGCGAAAACGTGTTGGTGGACACTTACGCAAGAACGAATACGAACTTTACGCGGCAAATAACACACGCATAATAACGTACGGTACGATGGCCGTCGATCTCGACTTATCTCTGAGACGTAGTTTTAAATGGCGAATGATTGTAGCGGATATTGATACGCCTATCATCGGCATGGACTTTCTGATTTATTACGGACTTCTCGTCGATCCGAAAAATAAACGTCTCGTCGATTCGGAAACCAGGTTAACTACGCAAGGCCAATTAGCCTCGGACAAACACAGTTCCATCAGGACTATCGTCGGTAGTTCGAATTATCATCGAATCCTTTCCGAATTTCCTGAAGTGACACGACCCGCGATTTTCGGTAAAGAACCCGCTAAACATGATGTGAAGCACTACATCAAGACCACGCCCGGGCCCCCAGAGTTCTGCAGACTTACATATGACAGTGAAAAAGGACAACGGAGTGCGGCCCTGTGGTGA